The following proteins are co-located in the Pseudomonas synxantha genome:
- a CDS encoding dipeptidase, producing the protein MHFPLKKLVAATLFAASLSVVTTPALANISAEQSAAILKSFSDTSVTDFRSFLGTLAKGDLGKSSDVGPAISTFLDNKTLSAEQQNEINRLLGIYTRAKYGKAALETLRELVEIPTFNVDGLPQYKNPEFLKIADKIQALAKSFNLNFRNVDNRVYEISLEGSGDEVVGVHAHADVVPVTPENWVLQDGTKLDPFKVTLIGDRMYGRGTEDDKNGIVVAMYAMKVIKEENLPLARTFKLLVDTTEETSGDAIPYYFERNPVPQYNLALDGGYPVVIAEKGSGTVMATFPVRKGEGQGAEIISMTGGKATNQIPSVSVATLVSDKPAELAASLQQAGADYAKRNGGNFQVTAKVDGKDVKLTVTGVSAHSSEPESGINPVARMLELIHSVDGKIALKHNHITDAAHYAADNWGLDYLGGKLGVGFADDFMGPLTTSPTFVGLDDKAFKLAVNLRAPKGKSPEKLKAEIAEKLSAWDKRTQVKVDFTYSLDTPMYRNPEGEWVKALLAVATENLGMAHKFGTSAGATSVHDLPNGVQFGLARPEEKYTGHTDGEFKTVEQFLLDLQIVTEMMGRVGQLPKL; encoded by the coding sequence ATGCACTTCCCACTCAAAAAACTGGTAGCTGCCACCCTGTTCGCTGCTAGCCTTTCAGTTGTCACCACCCCTGCGCTCGCCAACATAAGCGCCGAACAAAGCGCGGCGATCCTGAAGAGCTTCAGCGACACGTCGGTCACCGATTTCCGCAGTTTCCTCGGCACCCTGGCCAAGGGCGACCTGGGCAAGAGCAGTGACGTCGGCCCGGCCATCAGCACCTTTCTCGACAACAAGACCCTGAGCGCCGAGCAGCAGAACGAAATCAACCGCCTGCTCGGCATCTACACCCGGGCGAAGTACGGCAAGGCGGCCCTGGAAACCCTGCGCGAACTGGTGGAGATCCCGACGTTCAACGTAGACGGTCTGCCACAGTACAAAAACCCGGAATTCCTCAAGATTGCCGACAAGATCCAGGCCCTGGCCAAGTCCTTCAACCTGAACTTCCGTAACGTCGATAACCGTGTGTACGAAATCTCCCTGGAAGGCAGCGGCGATGAAGTCGTCGGCGTGCATGCCCACGCCGATGTGGTGCCGGTGACGCCGGAAAATTGGGTACTGCAAGACGGCACCAAGCTCGACCCGTTCAAGGTCACGCTGATCGGCGACCGTATGTATGGCCGTGGCACCGAGGATGACAAGAACGGCATCGTCGTGGCGATGTACGCCATGAAGGTGATCAAGGAAGAAAACCTGCCGCTGGCGCGCACGTTCAAGCTGCTGGTGGACACCACCGAGGAAACCTCCGGTGACGCCATTCCTTACTATTTCGAACGCAATCCCGTGCCGCAATACAACCTGGCGCTGGATGGCGGCTACCCGGTAGTGATCGCCGAAAAAGGCTCGGGCACCGTCATGGCCACCTTCCCGGTGCGCAAGGGCGAAGGCCAAGGCGCAGAAATCATTTCGATGACTGGCGGCAAGGCCACCAACCAGATTCCATCGGTATCGGTCGCCACGCTGGTCAGTGATAAACCTGCCGAACTGGCAGCCAGCCTGCAGCAAGCTGGTGCTGATTATGCCAAGCGCAATGGCGGCAATTTCCAGGTGACTGCCAAGGTCGACGGCAAGGACGTCAAGCTCACCGTCACTGGCGTGTCTGCCCACTCCTCCGAACCTGAATCCGGGATCAACCCGGTGGCACGCATGCTGGAGTTGATCCACAGCGTCGACGGCAAGATCGCCCTCAAGCACAACCACATCACCGACGCCGCCCACTATGCGGCGGACAACTGGGGCCTGGATTACCTGGGGGGCAAATTGGGTGTGGGCTTTGCCGATGACTTCATGGGGCCGCTGACCACCTCGCCGACCTTTGTCGGCCTGGACGACAAAGCCTTCAAGCTGGCGGTCAACCTGCGTGCGCCGAAGGGCAAATCGCCGGAAAAACTCAAAGCCGAAATCGCCGAGAAGTTGAGCGCCTGGGACAAACGCACCCAGGTCAAGGTGGACTTTACCTACTCGCTGGATACGCCGATGTACCGCAACCCTGAAGGTGAATGGGTCAAGGCCTTGCTGGCGGTCGCCACGGAAAACCTCGGCATGGCGCACAAGTTCGGCACCTCGGCCGGCGCGACCTCCGTGCATGACTTGCCCAACGGCGTGCAATTTGGCCTGGCGCGACCTGAAGAGAAGTACACCGGGCACACCGACGGTGAGTTCAAGACCGTCGAACAGTTTTTGCTGGACCTGCAGATTGTCACTGAAATGATGGGCCGAGTTGGCCAACTACCCAAGCTCTGA